A genomic region of Verrucomicrobiia bacterium contains the following coding sequences:
- a CDS encoding serine/threonine-protein kinase, with protein MDTERICPSCQKPLAPDVPLGLCPECLIKSGFPTGVESAGAKQPPFIPPPVEELAKLFPQLEILELIGKGGMGAVYKARQPRLNRFVALKILPPSIGSDPAFAERFAREAQALARLNHPGIVILYEFGQAGGLHFFMMEYVDGVNLRQLLVNGRIAPREALAIVPQICDALQFAHDQGIVHRDIKPENILLDRRGRVKVADFGLAKIIGGANEPVPHAYGTGAPLLTETGKIIGTPQYMSPEQIAHPAEVDHRADIYALGVVFYQMLTGELPEKKIEAPSKKVHIDVRLDEVVLRALEKKPELRYQQASAMKTQLETIAGTEPVQPDSQPTALNERRAPSACWNWATWSPFASPEVREIVAHMTKTEKRDVATRGALFGIWNAATCFAPVFILFFAPAPFNNWKLALAVCGVGFAFYPVWYKMLWELHCSTEWARARGIKPESLRKFSFTRQNIGKALVFYATIMLMALGPRLLSRREPVGVWFPDRINNSIREPYGEAAIRVTDVTNRGQVVLVKLACETGRSADNHELLVRFTGPVFDYRADIAAEVTNLDCLISPALMTVGGKVLAGSSHLQDASAHLIGFVLPDEATAAKVVEQVRQTHLGKPRGLTEQWSQFLLFLLHRRVGEDAKGKPVDEGLTGELSWMLKDATTTQTKTNPFRDTAKYLSPFTMVHFDTNDINKVVVAYNDSEYELAAIDDLSVTEILDFCRHQYGQPPFGEGWAQKRFAEDLVIVLSEMKHPVGSDNTVSLTLVDPQTGQQKIIAHAPMTGKNRAAIFQDRTLDNSNLLQSLPQK; from the coding sequence ATGGATACCGAACGCATTTGCCCAAGTTGCCAGAAACCGCTCGCCCCGGATGTGCCATTGGGCTTGTGCCCGGAATGTCTCATCAAATCCGGTTTTCCCACCGGCGTGGAATCGGCCGGAGCCAAGCAACCCCCCTTCATTCCGCCCCCGGTGGAGGAGTTGGCCAAACTCTTTCCGCAACTGGAAATCCTCGAACTCATCGGCAAGGGTGGCATGGGCGCCGTTTATAAAGCCCGGCAACCACGACTGAATCGCTTCGTGGCGCTCAAGATCCTTCCGCCCAGCATCGGCAGCGACCCAGCCTTTGCCGAACGTTTTGCTCGCGAAGCCCAGGCGCTCGCGCGACTCAACCACCCCGGCATCGTCATCCTCTACGAGTTCGGCCAGGCGGGCGGCCTGCACTTCTTCATGATGGAATATGTGGACGGCGTAAATCTGCGGCAGTTGCTCGTCAATGGCCGCATCGCCCCACGCGAAGCGTTGGCCATTGTGCCGCAGATCTGCGATGCGCTCCAGTTTGCCCACGACCAGGGCATCGTTCATCGCGACATCAAGCCGGAAAATATCCTCCTCGATCGTCGCGGGCGCGTGAAGGTTGCGGACTTCGGGCTGGCCAAAATCATCGGTGGTGCAAATGAACCGGTTCCCCATGCCTACGGAACTGGCGCGCCTTTGCTGACCGAGACGGGCAAAATCATCGGCACGCCGCAATACATGTCCCCCGAGCAGATCGCGCATCCCGCCGAAGTAGATCATCGCGCGGACATTTACGCGCTGGGCGTCGTGTTCTACCAGATGCTCACCGGCGAACTTCCCGAGAAGAAAATTGAAGCACCGTCCAAGAAAGTTCACATCGATGTACGTCTCGACGAAGTGGTGCTGCGTGCTTTGGAAAAGAAACCAGAACTGCGGTACCAGCAAGCCAGTGCAATGAAGACGCAGCTAGAGACAATTGCCGGTACGGAACCGGTCCAACCTGACTCCCAACCGACCGCTCTTAATGAAAGGCGGGCTCCATCCGCGTGTTGGAATTGGGCAACGTGGTCGCCCTTCGCTTCGCCCGAGGTGCGGGAAATTGTCGCGCACATGACCAAGACAGAAAAGCGAGACGTGGCGACTCGCGGCGCATTGTTCGGTATCTGGAACGCCGCAACGTGTTTTGCCCCGGTCTTCATCCTGTTCTTTGCCCCGGCACCATTTAATAACTGGAAGCTGGCGTTGGCGGTGTGCGGTGTAGGCTTCGCGTTCTATCCGGTCTGGTACAAGATGCTGTGGGAACTGCACTGTTCCACCGAATGGGCCAGGGCGCGTGGAATCAAACCTGAATCCTTGCGGAAATTCTCATTCACCAGGCAGAATATCGGGAAGGCGCTCGTATTTTACGCTACCATCATGCTCATGGCTCTCGGCCCGCGGTTGCTGAGCCGCCGTGAGCCTGTCGGCGTCTGGTTTCCAGACCGCATTAACAACTCGATTAGAGAGCCATATGGCGAAGCCGCGATTCGCGTGACCGACGTTACCAATCGCGGACAAGTCGTCCTAGTGAAACTCGCTTGTGAAACCGGGCGCTCCGCCGACAACCACGAACTGCTTGTGCGATTCACCGGCCCGGTTTTCGATTACCGCGCTGACATTGCCGCAGAAGTGACGAATCTTGACTGCCTGATATCACCCGCGCTTATGACCGTCGGCGGCAAGGTATTGGCGGGCTCAAGTCACTTGCAAGACGCATCGGCCCACCTGATTGGCTTCGTGTTGCCGGATGAGGCGACCGCAGCCAAGGTCGTCGAACAAGTGCGCCAGACGCATCTCGGCAAGCCCAGAGGACTGACCGAACAATGGAGCCAGTTCCTCTTATTCTTGCTGCACCGTCGCGTAGGCGAAGATGCCAAGGGGAAACCAGTCGACGAAGGATTGACGGGCGAACTAAGCTGGATGTTGAAAGACGCTACCACGACACAGACGAAAACCAATCCATTCAGGGACACGGCGAAATACCTTTCTCCATTTACCATGGTGCATTTCGATACAAACGACATCAATAAAGTTGTTGTTGCTTACAACGACTCCGAATACGAATTGGCGGCAATAGATGATTTGTCGGTCACCGAGATACTTGATTTTTGTCGCCATCAATACGGACAACCGCCGTTTGGAGAAGGCTGGGCCCAAAAACGATTTGCCGAAGATTTGGTGATTGTCTTGTCCGAGATGAAGCATCCGGTCGGTTCAGACAATACCGTGAGCTTGACCCTTGTTGACCCGCAGACCGGCCAGCAAAAGATTATCGCCCATGCGCCGATGACTGGAAAAAATCGTGCGGCAATCTTCCAGGATCGCACTTTGGATAATTCCAATCTCTTGCAATCGCTTCCACAGAAATGA
- a CDS encoding sigma-70 family RNA polymerase sigma factor, with amino-acid sequence MSTSTNGAPGLNKSAAGAYQDPVFTTTHWSVVLKAGQSDTTQARDALAKLCQTYWYPLYAYVRRRGHSVHDAQDLTQAFFARLLERHWVGDAKQERGRFRTFLLTAMSRFLSDEWDKLRAQKRGGGIPPLPLQLDTGETRYGNEPADNSTPEQYFERRWALTLLDTVLHRLRNEYEREGKRVLFAALHPTLVGDRELQPYAKLAAGLDMQEGAVKVAVHRLRKRYRQLLREEIGGTMAESEDIDEELRHLFAVLAGN; translated from the coding sequence GTGAGCACGTCGACCAACGGCGCACCCGGGTTGAACAAATCTGCGGCGGGTGCATATCAAGATCCTGTTTTCACCACGACGCATTGGTCGGTGGTCTTGAAAGCCGGACAGAGTGACACAACCCAGGCGCGGGATGCCCTGGCGAAGCTTTGCCAGACTTACTGGTATCCCTTGTACGCTTACGTGCGCCGGCGAGGTCATTCGGTGCACGATGCCCAGGATCTTACCCAGGCTTTCTTTGCGCGATTGCTCGAACGTCACTGGGTAGGTGACGCAAAACAAGAGCGCGGACGCTTCCGGACATTTCTCCTCACGGCCATGAGCCGATTTTTGTCTGACGAATGGGACAAGCTGCGCGCCCAAAAACGTGGAGGCGGGATTCCGCCGCTGCCGTTGCAACTCGATACCGGAGAAACCCGGTATGGGAATGAGCCAGCGGACAACAGCACCCCGGAGCAATACTTCGAGCGACGCTGGGCCTTGACCTTGCTCGACACGGTACTGCACCGCCTGCGAAATGAATACGAACGCGAGGGAAAGCGTGTCTTATTTGCCGCGTTGCACCCAACCTTGGTCGGCGATCGCGAACTACAGCCCTATGCGAAACTGGCCGCCGGCTTGGACATGCAGGAAGGTGCCGTCAAGGTGGCGGTGCATCGTCTGCGTAAACGCTACCGGCAATTACTCCGCGAGGAGATTGGCGGGACGATGGCCGAGTCGGAGGACATTGATGAGGAATTGCGCCACCTCTTTGCTGTGCTGGCCGGAAATTAA
- a CDS encoding SPFH domain-containing protein, which yields MATFNAVPPRHEDTGGARYGFDPMRFGLIGAVILAVAIVCGFVFAWFFCRIEPPTGTCAILTRLDGKDIPANEIIATSPEQKGIQLDPLSEGRYFRNPVYWHWEIMPLVQIQQSEVGVLVRQFGKAAPPSQFIVKNKEADGTQYRGVIDEPLRPGTYRINPNAYHVEKRPAVKIEPGEVGVVTLRYGRDPAEANTILVKEGERGVQETPLRPGTYYLNPYICRVDVVGVQSHKTEFEINFLSKDGFRFPVKGAVEWAVEEAKAPEVFVKIGDEEDIVNKVILRSALSMSRIQGSKYSSADVISGTVRKAFQDEFNKHITTESAKKNILVKAALISEIEPSQKIAEPIREREIAIQTRAKYQSEIERAKSDANVAAQRKMQDQRVRFVTAETTRTNEIQKATKEQQVQVIAAQRDLDVTRKDLETAENQSQAIISTGQGDADVITYTRTAEANALRSIILPFGSGEAYARYLYLKKIAPNIDSILANSDGPLAEPFRDLSRSSKGGAK from the coding sequence GTGGCTACTTTCAATGCAGTTCCGCCCCGGCATGAGGACACCGGCGGGGCGCGCTATGGGTTTGACCCGATGCGGTTTGGTCTTATTGGCGCGGTGATTCTCGCCGTCGCGATTGTCTGCGGGTTCGTGTTTGCCTGGTTTTTCTGCCGCATCGAACCACCCACCGGAACCTGCGCGATCCTGACCCGGCTGGATGGCAAGGACATTCCCGCCAACGAAATTATCGCCACCTCACCGGAGCAAAAGGGCATCCAGTTGGATCCACTGAGCGAGGGCCGCTATTTTCGCAACCCGGTTTATTGGCACTGGGAAATTATGCCGTTGGTGCAGATCCAGCAGAGCGAAGTCGGCGTGCTGGTACGACAGTTTGGCAAGGCCGCGCCGCCGAGCCAGTTCATTGTGAAGAACAAGGAGGCGGACGGCACGCAGTACCGGGGCGTGATTGACGAACCGTTGCGGCCGGGCACATACCGGATCAATCCCAACGCCTATCACGTCGAGAAACGGCCCGCGGTGAAGATCGAGCCCGGCGAGGTCGGTGTGGTCACGCTCCGTTACGGACGCGACCCGGCCGAGGCGAACACAATTCTTGTGAAAGAAGGCGAGCGTGGTGTGCAGGAGACGCCGTTGCGGCCGGGCACGTACTACCTCAACCCGTACATCTGTCGCGTGGACGTGGTCGGCGTGCAGAGCCATAAGACGGAATTCGAGATCAATTTCCTCTCGAAGGACGGGTTCCGCTTCCCGGTCAAGGGCGCGGTCGAGTGGGCGGTGGAGGAGGCGAAAGCGCCCGAGGTGTTCGTGAAGATCGGCGATGAAGAGGACATCGTCAATAAAGTGATCCTGCGCTCGGCGCTCTCGATGAGCCGTATCCAGGGATCGAAATACAGTTCCGCCGATGTCATCAGTGGCACGGTGCGCAAGGCGTTTCAGGACGAATTTAACAAGCACATCACCACCGAGTCAGCGAAGAAGAACATTTTGGTGAAGGCAGCGTTGATTAGTGAAATTGAGCCGTCGCAAAAAATCGCCGAGCCGATTCGCGAGCGGGAGATTGCCATCCAGACCCGCGCGAAGTACCAAAGCGAAATCGAGCGCGCCAAGTCGGATGCGAATGTTGCCGCTCAACGGAAGATGCAAGACCAACGGGTCCGGTTCGTGACGGCGGAGACCACGCGCACCAACGAAATTCAAAAAGCCACCAAGGAACAACAGGTGCAGGTCATCGCCGCGCAGCGCGACCTCGATGTCACCCGGAAGGACCTGGAAACAGCGGAGAACCAATCGCAGGCGATCATTTCCACGGGACAGGGCGATGCGGACGTGATTACCTACACGCGGACGGCCGAGGCGAACGCGCTGCGATCGATCATTCTGCCATTCGGCAGTGGGGAGGCGTACGCGCGGTATCTGTATTTGAAGAAGATCGCGCCGAACATTGATTCGATTCTCGCCAATTCGGACGGGCCGCTTGCGGAACCGTTTCGAGACCTTTCCAGATCGTCGAAAGGGGGTGCCAAGTGA
- a CDS encoding SPFH domain-containing protein, translating to MKNRTLTMALGAALVLLLAFVFVYEGFWVWVVENTVVPSNRMLVLIAKTGKEMPAGQIIAEPGQKGVLLEPLGPGRHFVNPFLYERQLKDQVIVSGGEVGVVITKFGKELPAGEFLAGPGERGIQREVLLPGTYRLNPYAYEIRVVKMIEIDPGYVGVVTARSGKPAQTQLAGPGERGVQKVVLQPGLYPLNPEAFSVERIEIGYNQITMAHAGKLPLSNTSGQFAGKEKQAQAIGEAAERARVPSGQYGIPVLPAVTFPSSDGFEITIDVTLLWQLLPEDAPSVVARYGNIKKIEENILIPQINSTARIKGSTFGAVDFIVGDKREEFQRAFQETIETTLQEKKLQVDLALVQDTLVPDNISGPIQDARIAAEWNITNVEKTKTEANKAQLDENVGKIRQIEQVVEYETQRLEGNIHAEQEKQVNETAAQTRLLVAELARQTAAIRADIKRKLGGAEAKVVELKGRAEGDGYALQVKAVGTPADYAFYQFAQQLPDQMKLMLIYAGAGTLWTDLDKAMKIAPLGVLQELQQGPAPANK from the coding sequence ATGAAGAACCGCACTCTCACCATGGCACTTGGCGCGGCGCTGGTGCTGCTGCTTGCGTTCGTGTTCGTCTATGAAGGTTTCTGGGTTTGGGTGGTGGAGAATACGGTCGTGCCATCCAACAGGATGCTGGTGTTGATTGCCAAGACGGGCAAGGAAATGCCGGCTGGCCAGATCATCGCCGAGCCCGGACAAAAAGGCGTGCTCCTCGAACCGCTCGGCCCGGGCCGTCACTTCGTCAATCCGTTCCTGTACGAGCGACAACTGAAAGATCAGGTGATCGTGTCCGGCGGCGAAGTCGGCGTGGTGATCACCAAGTTTGGCAAGGAACTTCCCGCGGGCGAATTCCTGGCCGGCCCCGGCGAGCGTGGCATCCAGCGCGAGGTCCTCTTGCCCGGCACCTATCGCCTCAATCCGTACGCCTACGAGATTCGCGTGGTAAAAATGATCGAGATCGATCCCGGTTACGTGGGCGTCGTCACGGCGCGTTCGGGCAAACCCGCGCAGACGCAACTCGCCGGTCCGGGTGAACGCGGCGTGCAAAAAGTTGTCCTGCAGCCCGGCCTGTACCCGCTCAACCCCGAGGCGTTTTCGGTCGAGCGCATTGAGATCGGCTACAACCAGATCACGATGGCCCACGCGGGCAAGCTCCCGCTGTCAAATACTTCGGGCCAGTTTGCCGGTAAGGAGAAACAGGCGCAAGCGATTGGTGAGGCGGCGGAACGGGCCCGGGTCCCCTCAGGTCAATACGGTATTCCTGTCCTGCCCGCGGTCACGTTTCCGTCGAGCGATGGGTTTGAGATCACTATCGACGTGACATTGCTCTGGCAATTGCTGCCGGAGGACGCCCCGTCGGTCGTAGCACGGTACGGCAACATCAAGAAGATCGAGGAGAACATCCTGATCCCCCAGATCAACTCCACGGCCCGCATCAAGGGATCCACATTCGGTGCGGTGGACTTCATCGTCGGCGACAAACGCGAGGAGTTCCAGCGGGCGTTCCAGGAAACCATCGAGACCACGCTCCAGGAGAAGAAGCTGCAGGTGGACCTTGCGCTTGTGCAAGACACGCTGGTGCCCGACAACATTTCGGGGCCGATCCAGGATGCGCGGATCGCCGCCGAATGGAACATCACGAACGTGGAGAAGACGAAGACGGAAGCCAACAAGGCTCAGCTCGACGAGAACGTCGGCAAGATTCGCCAGATCGAACAGGTTGTCGAGTACGAGACCCAGCGGTTGGAAGGGAACATTCACGCGGAACAGGAGAAACAGGTGAACGAGACCGCCGCGCAGACGCGGTTGCTCGTCGCCGAGTTGGCGCGGCAAACCGCAGCGATTCGCGCGGACATCAAACGCAAACTCGGCGGCGCGGAGGCGAAAGTGGTGGAGTTGAAGGGCAGGGCGGAAGGCGACGGTTACGCGTTACAGGTGAAAGCGGTCGGCACACCAGCGGACTACGCATTCTATCAATTCGCGCAACAATTGCCCGACCAGATGAAGCTCATGTTGATCTATGCCGGTGCCGGCACACTGTGGACGGACCTGGATAAGGCCATGAAGATCGCGCCGCTCGGCGTGCTGCAGGAGCTGCAACAAGGTCCGGCGCCCGCGAACAAATGA
- a CDS encoding MarR family transcriptional regulator has translation MSANFDHRIFHRRRKLFKVIGLALVLAGAFVLLNMMGELPEEPLKGTGAIFGGTVLILFGILFLYQGYKLPLEEALELIHERGRGVTESEIVHAMRVDQPTAGRILRALIAKGFLRRATEQPSHTEEVFEPVR, from the coding sequence ATGTCCGCGAACTTCGACCACCGCATCTTCCACCGGCGCCGCAAATTGTTCAAGGTGATCGGCCTCGCGCTGGTGCTGGCGGGAGCGTTCGTGCTCCTGAATATGATGGGCGAATTGCCCGAGGAACCGCTCAAAGGCACCGGTGCGATCTTCGGGGGGACCGTGTTGATCCTGTTCGGGATTCTTTTCCTGTATCAGGGCTACAAGCTCCCGCTCGAAGAAGCCCTGGAACTCATCCACGAACGCGGCCGCGGCGTCACCGAGTCCGAAATCGTCCACGCCATGCGCGTGGACCAGCCCACCGCCGGTCGCATCCTCCGTGCCTTGATTGCCAAGGGTTTCCTCCGCCGCGCCACCGAGCAACCCAGCCATACCGAGGAAGTCTTCGAGCCCGTGAGATAG
- a CDS encoding AAA family ATPase: MSSDQPLPSPEEIQKKLSEFMKQEFGDRVVFSSPHTETVETTPPVEEPKRKEIEFNFHLKPKEVKAHLDRFVIQQEDAKKALAIAVCDHYNHVKAAERGEELRDYVKQNVLLIGPTGVGKTYLIKTIADLIGVPFVKADATKFSETGYVGGDVEDLVRELIHRADGDVSLASYGIVYLDEIDKIATPAHVLGRDVSGRGVQTNLLKLMEETEVPLRSPTDIQAQLQAAFEYQRRGKVKRETINTRHILFIVSGAFDQMLEIIRKRVRQADIGFGGHLAESVSEAELQRRAQTEDFVKYGFEPEFIGRLPVRVVLDKLTVADLYHILKQSEGSVIKQYESSFHAFGIDVMFSDDGLHAVAEKAALENTGARGLLTVCERGLREFKFELPSSTVRQFVVTRSLVENPEAELQRILKEPAYEQRELMRQLVHDFERRFEEKHKLRMRLEPDAVEEIIERAQHANKSVTDLCCELFKDYQFGLNLVKNNAGQSEFVIPKSALADPDKFLSNWVVSSYRKDEPAV; encoded by the coding sequence ATGAGCTCTGATCAACCATTGCCATCGCCGGAAGAGATCCAGAAGAAACTCTCTGAATTCATGAAACAGGAGTTTGGCGACCGGGTCGTCTTCTCCTCACCCCACACCGAGACGGTGGAGACCACGCCGCCGGTGGAGGAACCGAAGCGCAAGGAGATCGAGTTCAATTTCCATCTCAAGCCGAAGGAAGTCAAAGCGCACCTCGACCGTTTCGTCATCCAGCAGGAGGACGCCAAGAAGGCCCTCGCGATCGCGGTGTGTGACCATTACAACCACGTTAAAGCCGCCGAGCGCGGCGAGGAGCTTCGCGATTACGTGAAGCAAAACGTACTGCTCATCGGCCCCACGGGCGTGGGCAAGACATATCTCATCAAGACGATCGCCGACCTCATCGGCGTGCCGTTCGTGAAGGCCGACGCCACCAAATTCAGCGAAACCGGTTACGTGGGAGGCGACGTGGAGGACCTCGTGCGCGAGTTGATCCACCGCGCGGACGGTGACGTAAGCCTCGCGAGTTACGGCATCGTTTATCTCGACGAGATCGACAAGATTGCCACGCCTGCCCACGTCCTGGGACGCGACGTCAGCGGTCGCGGCGTGCAGACCAATCTCTTGAAGCTCATGGAGGAAACGGAAGTCCCCCTCCGCTCGCCCACGGATATTCAGGCGCAATTACAGGCCGCTTTCGAATACCAGCGGCGCGGCAAGGTCAAGCGCGAGACAATCAACACCAGGCACATCCTTTTCATCGTCAGTGGCGCCTTTGACCAAATGTTGGAAATCATCCGCAAGCGCGTGCGCCAGGCAGACATTGGGTTCGGCGGTCACCTGGCGGAATCCGTGAGCGAAGCGGAACTCCAGCGCCGCGCGCAGACGGAGGACTTCGTGAAGTACGGTTTTGAACCCGAGTTCATCGGTCGCCTGCCCGTCCGCGTCGTCCTCGACAAGCTGACTGTCGCCGACCTGTACCATATCCTCAAACAGAGCGAAGGTTCGGTCATCAAGCAATACGAATCGAGCTTCCACGCGTTCGGCATCGACGTGATGTTTTCGGACGACGGCTTGCACGCCGTCGCGGAGAAAGCAGCGCTCGAAAATACCGGGGCGCGCGGATTGCTCACCGTATGCGAACGGGGACTGCGCGAGTTCAAGTTTGAACTGCCCTCATCGACGGTGCGGCAGTTCGTTGTCACGCGATCGCTCGTGGAGAACCCCGAGGCGGAATTGCAACGCATCCTCAAGGAACCGGCCTACGAGCAGCGCGAACTGATGCGCCAACTTGTCCACGATTTCGAGCGGAGGTTCGAGGAGAAACACAAGCTGCGAATGCGCCTGGAACCCGACGCGGTCGAAGAGATTATCGAGCGCGCCCAGCACGCCAACAAATCCGTCACCGATCTCTGCTGTGAACTCTTCAAGGACTACCAGTTCGGGCTGAATCTCGTGAAGAACAACGCCGGCCAGTCCGAATTCGTCATCCCCAAATCCGCCCTGGCCGACCCCGACAAATTCCTCAGTAACTGGGTCGTCTCCAGTTACCGCAAAGACGAACCGGCGGTCTAG
- a CDS encoding chloride channel protein: MHSWLPRVRSIGNKLRRLIWPQLAKRSPGENAFLLLLPLVGLAVGFTSVVTAHIISFLQNQFWGSGQNLLSTAADNPWPFHIIIPLVGGLLVGVIGWFFRVQTRGGGITTIMQAVSLKGGVISLRQTVPRDWAAIVTISTGGSLGREGAMALLASAIGSYTGRRFKLSSQQLRVLVCASAAAALAAVYNAPIGGSLFALEILMGNFALEVLGPVVVVSVISTLVFRSCMGNLPRFVVPHYELVSAWELLPYLILGLLSGMISLLFMRTLFGSQDAFEKLPLPTWLKPALGMTLVGVIGVWFPHVYGNGFETVNLTLQGAKELTLALLLILIPMKILASSLTFGSGGAGGLFTPSLMLGSLLGGAFGFEVHRLFPHATAEQGAYALVGMGGVLAGITHAPLTAIMMIFEQTNNYQIVLPLMFVCIVSHFTTRLFKGRSLDEESLRRRGVVLPTGLEAGVMQSLRVEDIMHDDVPAVSQSVPFSMVVEQFLKEPYSNLYVVNNEGKFLGAIRLHSLKEMLHQGESLSSVIADDLVDDSFQFVTPRQNLADVMDIFWRENAERLPVIDSPADRKLIGWISKRDLLGVYSQEIMHKRQLLGHFIVREDGEKRDVFVELPEGFELRTFELPAHLNGRTLAELAPRASYGIHILAIKRRDPTTGRSLTEMPEPATRLATGDDLVVIGKAESLAQFMAALVPAVENAAE; the protein is encoded by the coding sequence ATGCATTCATGGCTGCCACGGGTTCGGTCAATCGGCAACAAACTCCGGAGACTCATCTGGCCGCAACTGGCCAAACGGTCTCCGGGCGAAAATGCGTTCCTGCTGCTTCTGCCGTTGGTCGGGTTGGCCGTCGGGTTCACCTCCGTGGTGACCGCGCATATCATCTCCTTTCTCCAGAACCAGTTTTGGGGCAGCGGCCAAAATCTGCTTTCCACCGCCGCCGATAATCCCTGGCCGTTCCATATCATCATTCCTCTTGTCGGCGGCCTGCTGGTGGGCGTGATTGGCTGGTTCTTTCGCGTCCAGACCCGCGGCGGGGGCATTACCACCATCATGCAGGCCGTCTCCCTCAAGGGCGGCGTCATCTCATTGCGGCAGACCGTACCGCGCGACTGGGCGGCGATCGTGACGATCTCCACGGGCGGTTCCCTGGGTCGCGAAGGCGCGATGGCGTTGCTGGCCAGCGCCATCGGCTCCTACACGGGACGTCGCTTCAAGCTTTCGTCACAGCAACTTCGCGTTCTGGTCTGCGCCTCGGCGGCAGCGGCATTGGCCGCCGTCTACAACGCGCCGATTGGCGGTTCCCTGTTCGCGCTGGAAATCCTTATGGGCAACTTCGCTCTCGAAGTGCTCGGGCCCGTCGTCGTGGTGTCGGTGATTTCCACGCTGGTCTTTCGCAGTTGCATGGGTAACCTGCCGCGCTTCGTGGTCCCGCATTACGAACTGGTGTCCGCGTGGGAACTGCTGCCCTATCTCATCCTGGGATTGCTCTCGGGTATGATTTCCTTGTTGTTCATGCGCACGCTGTTTGGTTCGCAGGACGCATTTGAGAAGCTGCCCCTGCCGACCTGGTTGAAACCGGCGCTCGGGATGACGCTGGTGGGAGTCATCGGCGTCTGGTTTCCCCACGTGTACGGCAACGGCTTCGAGACAGTCAACTTGACACTCCAGGGGGCGAAAGAGCTGACGCTCGCTCTGCTGCTCATATTGATCCCAATGAAAATCCTGGCCTCATCGCTGACGTTTGGATCAGGCGGCGCGGGCGGGCTGTTCACCCCGTCATTGATGCTGGGGTCGCTGCTTGGCGGCGCGTTCGGCTTCGAAGTCCATCGATTATTTCCCCATGCGACAGCCGAGCAGGGCGCGTACGCGCTGGTGGGCATGGGTGGTGTTCTCGCGGGCATAACGCACGCGCCGCTCACCGCCATCATGATGATTTTTGAACAGACCAACAACTACCAGATTGTGCTGCCCCTGATGTTCGTGTGCATCGTCAGCCATTTTACGACGCGTCTGTTCAAGGGACGCTCCTTGGACGAGGAATCGTTGCGCCGTCGCGGCGTGGTGCTGCCCACGGGACTCGAGGCCGGCGTCATGCAGTCGCTGCGCGTGGAAGACATCATGCACGATGACGTCCCCGCGGTCAGCCAGTCGGTCCCTTTCTCCATGGTCGTCGAGCAATTCTTGAAGGAACCGTATAGCAATCTGTACGTGGTGAACAATGAAGGCAAATTCCTCGGCGCGATTCGGCTCCATTCATTGAAAGAAATGCTTCATCAGGGTGAGTCTCTGTCGTCCGTCATCGCCGATGATCTTGTGGATGACTCGTTCCAGTTTGTGACCCCGCGCCAGAACCTCGCCGATGTCATGGACATTTTCTGGCGCGAAAACGCGGAGCGCCTGCCCGTCATCGACAGCCCCGCGGACCGCAAGCTGATCGGTTGGATTTCCAAGCGCGACCTGCTGGGCGTGTACAGCCAGGAGATCATGCACAAGCGACAACTCCTCGGCCACTTCATTGTCCGGGAAGATGGTGAGAAACGCGACGTATTCGTGGAGCTGCCTGAAGGCTTCGAACTGCGCACCTTCGAGCTGCCTGCGCACTTGAACGGCCGCACGCTGGCCGAGTTGGCGCCGCGCGCCAGTTACGGCATCCACATCCTCGCCATCAAGCGACGCGATCCCACCACGGGTCGCAGTCTCACGGAAATGCCCGAACCCGCTACACGCCTGGCAACGGGCGACGACCTGGTGGTCATCGGCAAGGCCGAAAGCCTCGCGCAATTCATGGCTGCGCTCGTGCCGGCCGTTGAAAACGCCGCAGAGTGA
- a CDS encoding DUF2934 domain-containing protein, producing MTQQHLTREQIAARAYQLYLERGRTGGHDVDDWLQAEYELMQLPVRKLAELEPPVVPKGKARSKSIIDLVRTAMY from the coding sequence ATGACGCAACAACACTTGACGCGTGAGCAAATTGCCGCTCGCGCCTACCAACTTTATCTCGAACGGGGACGCACCGGTGGACATGATGTCGACGATTGGCTCCAGGCGGAGTACGAGTTGATGCAACTGCCGGTCCGCAAACTCGCCGAATTGGAGCCCCCGGTGGTTCCGAAGGGCAAGGCCCGGTCAAAGTCGATTATCGACCTCGTTCGCACCGCGATGTACTAG